In the Clostridium gelidum genome, TAATGTATGGAGTATTTGGAAGATAATTAAATATAAATGGAGTATGAGCATATAATTTAACATGCAACAGGTTCTCACGGGCTGATATAGCTAAAAAAAGTTGAAGGTAAAGTTGAAAAGTATACCGTAAAGGTATACAATAAAACTATACGGTGGAGGTATACATTTAATAAAAACATTTCAAAATACTGTAATGTGAAAAAACATGTTGACTAGATGGCTTAAAAAGTTAAAAAAGTAGAAGAGTTACTTGAACTTTAAGAATTTTACTTGTGAAAGTTTAATGTTCTAGCCGTACATATTTCACTGAACGACATTTATGAAACCGTATAATTAAAGGGAGGTGTATTTATGTTTTTTAAGACTACGGAACAACATGAAAATTTGAGAACAAAAATCAGAGAGTTTGCTAATGAGGAAGTTAAACCTATAGCATTTATGTTGGATCAAGAAAGCAAGTTCCCAGAAGAAGCAATTAAGAAATTAGCTGACATGGGGATTATGGGAATTCCATTTCCTAAAAAATATGGTGGAGCAGGCATGGATATAATCAGCTATGCAATTGCCGTTGAGGAATTATCACGAGTGGATGGAGGTACAGGAGTAATCCTTTCTGCTCATACATCACTTGGGACATATCCAATTGCTGCCTATGGAACTGAAGAGCAGAAACAAAAATACTTAATTCCACTTGCAAAGGGAGATAAGCTTGGAGCATTTGGCCTCACTGAGGAAAACGCTGGTAGTGATGCAGGAGGAACAGAAACTACTGCTGTTTTAGATGGCGATTATTATATCTTAAATGGAGAAAAAATATTTATAACTAATGGTGGTGAAGCTGATATTTACATTGTATTTGCAGTTACTACACCGAATATAGGTGTTCGTGGTATAAGTGCATTTATTGTTGAGAAAGGTTCTGAAGGCTTTAGCTTTGGCAAACATTATGATAAGATGGGAATTCGTTCTTCTGCAACTGCAGAATTGATTTTTAATAATGTAAAAGTCCCTAAAGAAAATTTATTGGGTAAAGATGGGGATGGTTTCAAGATTGCTATGTCAACTTTAGATGGTGGACGTATTGGTATTGCAGCCCAAGCCCTTGGTATAGCACAAGGTGCTTATGAAAATGCACTTGAGTATTCAAAAGAAAGAATTCAATTTGGAAAACCTATTTGTCAGCAGCAAATTATATCTTTTAAGTTAGCTGATATGGCAACAAAACTTAGAGCTGCTAGATTGCTTATTTATAGTGCGGCAGAACTTAAGGAAAATCATGAGTCTTACAGCATGGAAGCTGCTATGGCAAAACAATATGCTTCTGACGTATGCCTTGAAATCGTTAATGATGCTCTTCAAATATTTGGTGGAAGCGGATATTTGAAAGGAATGGAAGTTGAGCGTGCTTATAGAGATGCTAAGATTTGTACAATATATGAAGGAACTAATGAGATTCAACGTGTTGTTATTGCTGCTCACATAATTGGCAAGATGCCGAAAAATGAGGAAACAGGTAAAGCAGCTAAGAAGGAACCTGCTACAGGATATCGTAAGAACATGATTTTTAAGGAAGGAACTTCTGAGGAAAAAGTTAATGCTCTTGTGGAAGCACTTAAGACAGATGGCTATGATTTCACAGTTGCAATTCCTGTTAATACACCTATCAGTAAGGCTGAAAGGGTAGTTAGTGCAGGTCTAGGTATAGGAGAAAAAGAAAATATGCAACTTATAGAAGACCTAGCAGCTCAGGCTGGCGCAACTGTAGGTTCTTCTCGTCCAGTAGCTGAAACCCTTAAATATGTACCATTAAATCGTTATGTGGGTATGTCTGGTCAAAAGTTTGTTGGAAACCTTTATATTGCATGTGGTATTTCAGGGGCAGGTCAGCATTTGAAGGGTATAAAAGATGCTTCTACAATTGTAGCTATAAATATTAATCCTAATGCGAAAATTTTTAAGAATGCAGACTATGGAATAGTTGGAGACTTAAAGGAAATATTACCGCTACTTACTGCTGCTTTAGATAATGGAGAACCAAAGAAGGAAGCTCCACCAATGAAAAAAATAAAGAGAGCTATTCCTAAGAAAGTTGTTCCGTCTTGGAAACATTATGTTTGTAACGGATGTGGTTATGAATACGACCCTGGTGTAGGTGATACTGAAGGCGAAGTAGCTCCAGGTACACTATTTGAAAATATACCAGAAGAGTGGACTTGCCCTGAATGTAGTGAAGAAAAAGATATGTTTATAGAAGTCTGATTTTTTAAATAAGGTATATTAAAGAAAATAACAAGAAATATACCAGTATGCTGATTTGTTACTTTTTGATTATGCCTAAACAAACATAATGATATATTTTAAGTGTGAAGGAGGAGTAAATTCTATGTATTGTGTTAGAAAAATAACTGAGGATCTTTATTGGGTTGGTGGAAATGACCATCGCCTTGCTCTTTTTGAAAATGTTCACCCTATTGAACGAGGTGTTTCATATAATTCTTATTTACTTTTAGATGAAAAGACAGTGCTTTTTGATACTGTGGATTGGTCAATTTGCCGTCAATTCCTTGAAAATATTAAAGGAGTTCTAGGAAATAGGACTTTAGATTATATGGTAATTAACCATATGGAGCCAGATCATGCAGCGTGTATTGAAGAGATTATTCTTCGTTATCCAAAGGTAAAAGTTATATGTACTGAAAAAGCATTCATGTTTATGCATCAGTTTGGTTTTGACATTGAAAAAAATATAATTCAGGTTAAAGAAGGGGACACTATGTCCTTTGGAAAACATAATGTTGCTTTTGTGGCTGCACCAATGGTACATTGGCCAGAGGCTATGGTGACATTTGATACTACTAATGGTGTACTATTTGCTGCTGATGCCTTTGGTTCATTTGGAGCTTTGGATGGCAAGCTATTTAATGATGAAGTAAACTTTGATAGAGATTGGATTGATGATGCTAGAAGATATTATACAAACATTGTAGGTAAGTATGGTCCTCATGTTCAAGCTCTTTTAAAGAAAGCTGGAGGTCTTCAAATTAAGTTTATCTGTCCACTACATGGACCAGTATGGCGTAATGATTTTGGATATCTTTTAGACAAATATGATAAGTGGAGTCGTTATGAACCAGAAGAAAAGGGCGTAATGATAGTTTATGGAACAATGTATGGAAATACAGAGGCTGCTGCTAGTGATTTAGCAACAAGGTTAGTAGAAAAGGGAATGACAAATGTAGTTATGTATGATGTTTCTAAGACTCATGTATCCTATTTAATTTCTGAGACTTTCAAATATAGTCATGTGGTTCTTGCATCTGTAACTTACAATTTAAAGATTTATCCACCAATGCTTGATTATATAATGGATATGAAAGCATTAAATCTTCAAAAACGTACTTTTGCTCTTATTGAAAATGGTTCATGGGCCCCTCAATCTGGCAAATTGATGCGCGGACTTTTAGATGAAATGAAAGATATGACTATTTTAGATAATGAGATATCAGTGAATTCTAGTATGAAGGAAGAAGATGGTGATTTAATGGATGCCATTGCTGAAAGCATTATTGAATCAATGAAGTGATTTTATAATACACATAAATTAGGGACTAGCTCATGGATAAAATTTGTGAGCTAGTCCCCAATTTATGTGTATATATAGATACCAACTTTAAGGTTTTACTTATGCTTGGTATTATATTTAACATTTACCATTACTTAAGTGAATATAAAGCAGTAAAATTTTCTTAAGTCCGCTGGAACATTGTGACCCTTGTGGTTATAAATATGTATTCAATTTCGGCGGATATCCACATAAGTATAATTACCAAGGTTGATTTTTAAGGTTCTCAAAATTTACTTTTTCTAATTCATCAACTAGAGTATTTTGAATATTACCCAAAGCATTATGTATAGCGCAATGTCCGATTTTATTAGCGCTGCAGGCTTGCTTATCATAAATACATCTAGTTAGTATAATAGGACCTTGTATAGCTTCAACCACATCTTTTAAAGTTATATTTTTAGGTTCCTTTGCAATAGCATAACCACCATTAATTCCTCTAAATGATTTAACAATACCTGCTTGGATAAGTTTCCTAGTTAACTTTAATAAAAACCTAAGAGGAATATTTGTTTCTTCTGATAAAAATTTGGCATCCAATTTGTTATCTAAGCCTTCTTTAGATAATATAAGTACTAGTCTAAGTGCATAATCAGATTCTTGATTGATATTCATATATATTACTCCTTAAAGTATACCTATTTAGTATAATATATGATATTATAAGTTTTTATTATTGTCAATAGTCTTATTAGAGCATTCATTAAAATTAACATCCCAATAACATACTTTAAGATAATTTATTAAGATACAATCAAATAAATATATTGAAAATGTGTTATGAGGATGCTATTCACTTATATTAAAATTCCTAA is a window encoding:
- a CDS encoding acyl-CoA dehydrogenase family protein; its protein translation is MFFKTTEQHENLRTKIREFANEEVKPIAFMLDQESKFPEEAIKKLADMGIMGIPFPKKYGGAGMDIISYAIAVEELSRVDGGTGVILSAHTSLGTYPIAAYGTEEQKQKYLIPLAKGDKLGAFGLTEENAGSDAGGTETTAVLDGDYYILNGEKIFITNGGEADIYIVFAVTTPNIGVRGISAFIVEKGSEGFSFGKHYDKMGIRSSATAELIFNNVKVPKENLLGKDGDGFKIAMSTLDGGRIGIAAQALGIAQGAYENALEYSKERIQFGKPICQQQIISFKLADMATKLRAARLLIYSAAELKENHESYSMEAAMAKQYASDVCLEIVNDALQIFGGSGYLKGMEVERAYRDAKICTIYEGTNEIQRVVIAAHIIGKMPKNEETGKAAKKEPATGYRKNMIFKEGTSEEKVNALVEALKTDGYDFTVAIPVNTPISKAERVVSAGLGIGEKENMQLIEDLAAQAGATVGSSRPVAETLKYVPLNRYVGMSGQKFVGNLYIACGISGAGQHLKGIKDASTIVAININPNAKIFKNADYGIVGDLKEILPLLTAALDNGEPKKEAPPMKKIKRAIPKKVVPSWKHYVCNGCGYEYDPGVGDTEGEVAPGTLFENIPEEWTCPECSEEKDMFIEV
- a CDS encoding RrF2 family transcriptional regulator; its protein translation is MNINQESDYALRLVLILSKEGLDNKLDAKFLSEETNIPLRFLLKLTRKLIQAGIVKSFRGINGGYAIAKEPKNITLKDVVEAIQGPIILTRCIYDKQACSANKIGHCAIHNALGNIQNTLVDELEKVNFENLKNQPW
- a CDS encoding FprA family A-type flavoprotein encodes the protein MYCVRKITEDLYWVGGNDHRLALFENVHPIERGVSYNSYLLLDEKTVLFDTVDWSICRQFLENIKGVLGNRTLDYMVINHMEPDHAACIEEIILRYPKVKVICTEKAFMFMHQFGFDIEKNIIQVKEGDTMSFGKHNVAFVAAPMVHWPEAMVTFDTTNGVLFAADAFGSFGALDGKLFNDEVNFDRDWIDDARRYYTNIVGKYGPHVQALLKKAGGLQIKFICPLHGPVWRNDFGYLLDKYDKWSRYEPEEKGVMIVYGTMYGNTEAAASDLATRLVEKGMTNVVMYDVSKTHVSYLISETFKYSHVVLASVTYNLKIYPPMLDYIMDMKALNLQKRTFALIENGSWAPQSGKLMRGLLDEMKDMTILDNEISVNSSMKEEDGDLMDAIAESIIESMK